Proteins encoded in a region of the Isosphaeraceae bacterium EP7 genome:
- a CDS encoding DUF1501 domain-containing protein, with translation MEFPLQRARAATRRQFLVDSQAGLGAFALAALSGKLGRAADLAPRPSTGDPMSPRPPQFPAKAKRVIYLHMSGAPPQQDLFEYKPELVKHHLKPCPDELLKGQKFAFIKGHPVLLGSPYKFERRGQCGTWMSELLPKLADHADELAIIRSMHTDQFNHGPAELFLYTGSARNGGAAMGSWVTYGLGSENDNLPGFVVLISGGTDPTGGKALWSTGFLPSVYQGVQCRTSGDPILYVSNPKGMDREARRRSLDALRALNETELERYGDPETLTRISQYELAFRMQMSVPEVMDIRQEPARVQEEYGAQPGASSFANNCLLARRLVERGVRYVQLYDWGWDTHGTAASNDIVTHLPAKCKEVDRPIAALLADLKRTGLLDETLVIWGGEFGRTSMNEARDGSKFLGRDHHPQCFTIWMAGAGIKPGTDLGATDDLGTRIVDSPMTVHDLQATVLHLMGLDPWKFTYPFQGLQNRLIGPEGEAKVRTELLA, from the coding sequence ATGGAATTCCCGCTCCAGCGAGCCCGCGCCGCCACCCGACGCCAGTTCCTCGTCGATTCACAGGCGGGCCTGGGCGCCTTCGCCCTGGCGGCGCTGTCCGGCAAGCTCGGCCGCGCCGCCGATCTCGCGCCGAGGCCTTCCACCGGCGACCCGATGTCGCCCCGTCCGCCTCAGTTCCCGGCGAAAGCGAAGCGGGTCATCTACCTGCATATGTCCGGCGCCCCGCCGCAGCAAGACCTCTTCGAGTACAAGCCCGAGCTGGTCAAGCATCACCTGAAGCCCTGCCCCGACGAGCTGCTGAAGGGGCAGAAGTTCGCCTTCATCAAGGGTCACCCCGTCCTGTTGGGCTCCCCCTATAAATTCGAACGCAGGGGCCAGTGCGGCACCTGGATGAGCGAACTGCTGCCGAAGCTGGCCGACCACGCCGACGAGCTCGCCATCATCCGGTCGATGCACACCGACCAGTTCAACCATGGCCCGGCCGAGCTGTTCCTGTATACCGGCAGCGCCCGCAACGGCGGCGCGGCGATGGGGTCGTGGGTGACTTACGGGCTGGGCAGCGAGAACGACAACCTGCCTGGGTTCGTCGTCCTGATCAGCGGCGGGACCGACCCGACCGGGGGCAAGGCGCTCTGGAGCACCGGATTTCTCCCCTCGGTCTACCAGGGGGTGCAGTGCCGGACGTCGGGCGACCCGATCCTGTATGTGTCGAACCCGAAGGGGATGGACCGCGAAGCCCGTCGCCGGAGCCTGGACGCGCTCCGGGCGCTCAACGAGACCGAGCTGGAGCGCTACGGCGACCCGGAGACACTGACGCGGATCAGCCAATACGAGCTCGCCTTCCGGATGCAGATGTCGGTGCCCGAGGTGATGGACATCCGCCAGGAGCCGGCCCGCGTGCAGGAAGAGTACGGGGCCCAGCCTGGCGCGTCATCCTTTGCCAACAACTGCCTGCTGGCCCGCCGGCTGGTCGAGCGCGGCGTCCGGTACGTCCAGCTTTATGACTGGGGCTGGGACACCCACGGCACCGCGGCCAGCAACGACATCGTCACGCATCTTCCGGCGAAGTGTAAGGAGGTCGACCGCCCGATCGCCGCCCTGCTGGCCGACCTGAAGCGGACCGGGCTGCTGGACGAGACGCTGGTGATCTGGGGGGGTGAGTTCGGTCGGACGTCGATGAACGAGGCGCGGGACGGATCGAAGTTCCTGGGCCGCGACCATCATCCGCAATGCTTCACGATCTGGATGGCCGGGGCCGGGATCAAGCCGGGGACCGACCTGGGCGCGACCGATGACCTGGGGACGCGGATCGTCGACAGCCCGATGACCGTCCATGACTTGCAGGCCACGGTTCTCCACCTGATGGGCCTGGACCCCTGGAAGTTCACCTATCCGTTCCAGGGGTTGCAGAATCGCCTGATCGGCCCCGAGGGTGAGGCGAAGGTGCGGACCGAGCTGCTTGCCTGA
- a CDS encoding PSD1 and planctomycete cytochrome C domain-containing protein has product MAEARSPKFGRLLVTFALIATLRIGADSPAHAAEPARAVDFNRDVRPILSRHCFACHGQDDAQRARGLRLDHLADATKELKSGARAIVPGEPDESELLARIVDEDETSRMPPKKSGDRLATAEVETLRRWIEQGATFAEHWSFTAPVARPLPAVKRADWPRNGVDAWILGRLEREGLAPSPEADRFALLRRLSLDLRGLPPTPAEVADFARDDAPDAYERAVDRLIQDPAFGERRARHWLDLARYADSSGFGSDPLRTIWRYRDWVIDAFNGNQPYNEFTIDQIAGDLRPAPTLSQTMATAFHRNTMTNTEGGTDDEEFRVAAVKDRVDTTLQVWMGLTMGCAKCHTHKYDPITHDDYYRTYAVFNQTQDNDQPNEAPTIPAPSPALLDRIRELDAKIGEQKAMLAARTPELAASQDRWERTLVLAEGAEPDPGSRVATPADVLAAADLAPADRSPAQVDRLFTYFRTIAPETKSIRGEIARLEASRPAVPTLPILAELPSATRRTTHLMVKGNHLDPGHKVEPGVPGAFHPLNPGDAADRMGLARWLVDSRNPLTARVEVNRIWGELFGAGLVETEEDFGTQGELPSHPELLDWLALELIGLDWDTKALIRTIVTSSTYRQSSKVNPELIARDPKNRLLARAPRYRLEAETVRDQALSLSGLLSRKMNGPSVFPYQPGGLWQAAFNGERTWATSDGEDRHRRGLYTFWRRTTPYPSMTAFDAPSRETCAIRRIRTNTPLQAFVTMNDPVYVEASQALARRMVREGGSDDRSRARFGLELCLGRPATDDQVDRIEQLYRGERDHYRSHSEDAKALATEPLGPLPEGMAADELAAWTTIANVLLNLDGVLTRG; this is encoded by the coding sequence ATGGCAGAGGCTCGAAGTCCGAAATTCGGCCGGCTCCTGGTCACGTTCGCCCTGATCGCCACGCTCAGGATCGGCGCGGACAGCCCCGCGCACGCTGCCGAGCCAGCGAGGGCGGTCGACTTCAACCGAGACGTCAGGCCGATCCTCTCCAGGCATTGCTTCGCCTGCCACGGTCAGGACGACGCCCAGCGGGCCCGTGGGCTCAGGCTCGACCACCTGGCCGACGCGACGAAGGAACTCAAGAGCGGCGCCCGCGCCATCGTCCCGGGAGAGCCAGACGAAAGCGAGTTGCTCGCCCGGATCGTCGACGAGGACGAGACGTCGCGGATGCCGCCCAAGAAGTCGGGCGATCGCCTGGCCACAGCGGAGGTCGAAACCCTCAGGCGTTGGATCGAGCAGGGGGCGACTTTCGCCGAGCACTGGTCGTTCACCGCCCCCGTCGCCCGGCCGCTCCCCGCGGTCAAACGCGCGGACTGGCCCAGGAACGGAGTGGATGCCTGGATCCTCGGTCGGCTGGAACGCGAAGGGCTCGCCCCGTCGCCCGAGGCCGATCGCTTCGCCCTGCTCCGCCGCCTGAGCCTCGACCTCCGGGGGCTCCCGCCGACTCCCGCCGAGGTGGCCGACTTCGCCCGCGACGATGCGCCGGATGCCTACGAGCGTGCGGTCGACCGCCTGATCCAGGATCCCGCCTTTGGCGAGCGCCGGGCGCGCCACTGGCTCGACCTGGCACGCTACGCCGACTCGTCGGGCTTTGGTTCCGACCCGCTCCGGACGATCTGGCGTTATCGCGACTGGGTCATCGACGCCTTTAACGGGAATCAGCCGTATAACGAGTTCACGATCGACCAGATCGCCGGCGACCTGCGGCCCGCCCCCACGCTCTCTCAGACGATGGCCACGGCGTTCCACCGGAACACGATGACCAATACCGAGGGAGGGACCGACGACGAGGAATTCCGCGTCGCCGCCGTCAAGGACCGCGTGGACACGACCCTTCAGGTCTGGATGGGCCTGACGATGGGCTGTGCCAAGTGCCACACGCACAAGTATGACCCGATCACTCACGACGATTACTATCGGACCTACGCGGTCTTCAACCAGACCCAGGACAACGATCAGCCCAACGAAGCCCCGACCATCCCGGCGCCCTCCCCCGCCCTTCTCGACAGAATCCGGGAACTCGACGCGAAGATCGGCGAGCAGAAAGCGATGCTCGCCGCCCGCACACCGGAGCTTGCCGCCTCGCAGGACCGCTGGGAACGGACGCTCGTGCTCGCGGAAGGCGCGGAGCCAGACCCCGGCAGTCGCGTCGCGACGCCGGCCGACGTGCTGGCGGCGGCGGACCTCGCCCCGGCGGATCGGAGCCCGGCCCAGGTCGATCGCCTGTTTACCTATTTCCGGACGATCGCCCCTGAGACGAAGTCCATTCGTGGCGAGATCGCTCGCCTGGAAGCATCCAGGCCTGCCGTCCCTACGCTGCCGATCCTGGCGGAATTGCCCTCGGCCACGCGCCGGACCACTCACCTGATGGTCAAGGGCAACCACCTCGACCCAGGCCACAAGGTCGAGCCGGGTGTCCCGGGTGCATTCCACCCGCTCAATCCCGGCGATGCGGCCGACCGGATGGGGCTGGCCCGCTGGCTGGTGGATTCCAGGAATCCGTTGACCGCGCGTGTCGAGGTGAATCGAATTTGGGGCGAGTTGTTCGGCGCCGGCCTGGTTGAGACCGAGGAAGACTTTGGCACCCAGGGAGAGCTGCCGAGCCATCCCGAGCTGCTCGACTGGCTGGCCCTGGAATTGATCGGGCTCGACTGGGATACCAAGGCGCTGATCCGGACCATCGTGACGTCGTCCACCTATCGGCAGTCATCGAAGGTGAACCCGGAACTGATCGCCCGCGACCCCAAAAACCGGCTGCTGGCGCGGGCGCCCCGCTATCGGCTCGAGGCCGAGACGGTGCGAGACCAGGCCCTCAGCCTCAGCGGCCTGCTCAGCCGCAAGATGAACGGCCCGTCGGTCTTCCCGTACCAACCCGGCGGGCTCTGGCAGGCCGCGTTCAATGGTGAGCGGACCTGGGCAACCAGCGACGGCGAGGACCGGCATCGCCGCGGCCTCTACACGTTCTGGCGGCGGACGACCCCCTACCCGTCGATGACCGCCTTCGATGCCCCTAGCCGCGAGACCTGCGCGATCAGGCGGATCAGGACGAACACCCCCTTGCAGGCGTTCGTCACCATGAACGACCCAGTCTACGTCGAGGCGTCGCAGGCGCTCGCCCGTCGAATGGTCCGCGAAGGGGGTTCCGACGATCGGTCGCGCGCCCGGTTCGGGCTTGAGCTTTGCCTCGGTCGGCCCGCCACCGACGATCAGGTCGACCGGATCGAGCAACTCTATCGCGGCGAGCGGGACCACTATCGGTCCCACTCTGAGGACGCGAAGGCACTGGCCACCGAGCCGCTTGGCCCTCTCCCCGAGGGGATGGCGGCCGACGAGCTGGCGGCCTGGACCACGATCGCCAACGTGCTCTTGAACCTCGACGGCGTCCTGACCCGAGGCTGA
- a CDS encoding CusA/CzcA family heavy metal efflux RND transporter, whose protein sequence is MVRAIISWALHNRLIVLLAVFALIGAGIHSAINLNVEAYPDPTPPLVEIITQNPGASPEEMERLIGIPLETALNGMPNLEDMRSTSVAGLNDIKCQFAYGSDYYAARQEVINRIGALDSLPRGVIPVLSPWSPTGEIVRYVLEGPAYTTNQLKAVQDWVLNRSLKQVPGVMDVTGYGGTIKQYQVLVDVRLMKRYGVTLNQVEDAIAQSNANVGGDVLSLGVQSHNVRVIGLLGGGVDPLDPALSDRAAEIENRKLEDIGNVVVDSNAGVPIYVKQVAQVVVGNRPRLGIVGRNAENDVIEGIVLMRKYGNSLATAEAVSTKIKQIQSGGMLPKGMRIKVFNQRTDLVHVTTHNVLHNLVVGMILVVVVLLVFLGDLASAGIVAIMIPLALLFSVTVLYLQGKSANLLSIGAVDFGIIVDSSVIIVENIFRHITSHSADRSKSLIQRITEASHEIERALFFSTAIIVCAFLPLFAMTGPEGALFGPMANTYAFAIFGALLLALTLAPVLCSFFFKNKTEEKETFVDILMKRGYLKQLNRILNHRWLTLAVMMGLLIFTMTLVPTLGGEFMPELEEGNLWIRAILPRTVSLEEAARMAPRLRRVIAETPEIRGVMSHVGRPDDGTDVTSFFNLEFNAPLLPMEHWRKKPYIVMGRHLWDRPITRQEIEEEMTKRFAEFPGVDFNFSQLIRDNVEEALSGVKGANSVKLFGNDLQTLEASGQRVANVLRKVPGITNVGLFHILGQPNLEIHIDRAACARYGINVDDVEAAAQVAIGGRAFSRMVEGEKLYDIVLRLPEDLRNDPNMIGRIPIDVPTTKGKTQASLPLAQLARIEPHTPGASYIYRENNQRYIPIKFAVNGRDLASAIDEARIKVDDPKTGAKLPQGYRIEWSGEFAQMQEANARLMWIVPLSIVLIMVLLYTAFNSMKDALLVMANVLAATMGGIWALKLTGTPFSISAAVGFISIFGVAVQDGVLLISYFNQMRAAGLPVREAVMRGAELRVRPVVMTSLTAALGLLPAAVANSIGSQAQKPLAIVVVGGMLVTLGLTRYLMPVLYSFFPAPKGEGGNLADLVAGSHFTDGILGIHRDVHADSPADEGGGIS, encoded by the coding sequence ATGGTTCGTGCCATTATCTCGTGGGCCTTGCACAATCGCCTGATCGTGCTATTGGCCGTCTTCGCCCTCATCGGCGCGGGGATCCACTCGGCGATCAATCTCAACGTCGAAGCTTACCCCGACCCGACCCCGCCGCTGGTCGAGATCATCACCCAGAATCCCGGGGCAAGCCCCGAGGAGATGGAGCGTCTGATCGGCATTCCGCTGGAGACGGCGCTCAACGGGATGCCCAACCTGGAGGACATGCGAAGCACCTCCGTGGCCGGCCTCAACGACATCAAATGCCAGTTCGCCTACGGGTCCGACTACTACGCGGCCCGTCAGGAGGTCATCAACCGGATCGGCGCGCTCGACAGCCTGCCCAGGGGGGTCATCCCCGTCCTGTCGCCCTGGAGCCCGACCGGCGAGATTGTCCGCTACGTCCTGGAAGGCCCCGCTTACACCACGAACCAGCTCAAGGCCGTTCAGGACTGGGTGCTCAACCGGTCGCTGAAGCAGGTCCCCGGCGTGATGGACGTGACCGGCTACGGCGGGACGATCAAGCAGTATCAGGTGCTCGTCGACGTCCGCCTGATGAAGCGGTATGGCGTGACCTTGAATCAGGTTGAGGACGCCATCGCGCAGTCCAACGCCAACGTCGGCGGCGACGTCCTGAGCCTGGGCGTCCAGTCGCACAACGTCCGGGTCATCGGCCTGCTCGGCGGCGGCGTCGACCCGCTCGACCCAGCGCTCTCCGATCGGGCGGCCGAGATCGAGAACCGCAAGCTCGAAGACATCGGCAACGTCGTGGTCGACTCCAACGCCGGTGTGCCGATCTACGTCAAACAGGTGGCCCAGGTCGTGGTCGGCAATCGCCCGAGGCTCGGCATCGTCGGACGTAACGCCGAGAATGACGTGATCGAGGGCATCGTCCTGATGCGGAAGTACGGCAACTCGCTGGCGACCGCCGAGGCCGTCTCCACCAAGATCAAGCAGATCCAGTCGGGCGGGATGCTCCCCAAAGGGATGCGGATCAAGGTCTTCAACCAGCGGACCGACCTGGTTCACGTCACCACCCACAACGTGCTGCACAACCTCGTCGTGGGGATGATCCTGGTCGTGGTGGTGCTGCTCGTCTTCCTGGGCGACTTGGCCAGCGCCGGGATCGTCGCCATCATGATCCCGCTGGCGCTCTTGTTTTCGGTGACGGTGCTCTACCTCCAGGGGAAGAGCGCCAACCTGCTGTCGATCGGCGCGGTCGACTTCGGGATCATCGTGGACAGCTCGGTCATCATCGTCGAAAACATCTTCCGCCACATCACGTCGCACTCGGCCGACCGCTCCAAATCGCTCATCCAGCGCATCACCGAGGCGTCCCACGAGATCGAGCGGGCGCTCTTCTTCTCGACGGCGATCATCGTCTGCGCGTTCCTGCCGCTCTTCGCCATGACCGGACCGGAGGGGGCGCTCTTCGGCCCGATGGCCAACACGTACGCCTTCGCCATCTTCGGCGCCTTGCTGCTGGCGCTCACGCTGGCCCCGGTGCTCTGCTCGTTCTTCTTCAAGAACAAGACCGAAGAGAAAGAGACGTTCGTCGACATCTTGATGAAGCGGGGCTACCTGAAGCAGCTCAACCGGATCCTCAACCACCGATGGCTGACGCTCGCCGTCATGATGGGGCTGCTCATTTTCACGATGACCCTGGTCCCGACGCTGGGCGGCGAGTTCATGCCCGAGCTCGAAGAGGGCAACCTCTGGATCAGGGCCATTCTCCCGCGCACCGTCTCGCTGGAAGAGGCCGCGCGAATGGCGCCCCGCCTCCGTCGGGTGATCGCCGAGACTCCCGAAATCCGCGGTGTGATGTCGCACGTCGGCCGGCCCGACGACGGCACCGACGTGACCAGCTTCTTCAACCTGGAGTTCAACGCGCCCCTCTTGCCCATGGAGCACTGGCGCAAGAAGCCGTACATCGTGATGGGCCGCCACCTCTGGGATCGGCCGATCACACGGCAGGAAATCGAAGAGGAGATGACCAAGCGGTTCGCCGAGTTCCCAGGCGTCGACTTCAACTTCTCCCAGCTCATCCGCGACAACGTCGAGGAGGCCCTCTCGGGCGTGAAGGGGGCCAACTCCGTCAAGCTCTTCGGCAACGACCTCCAGACTCTGGAGGCCTCCGGCCAGCGGGTCGCCAACGTCCTCCGGAAGGTGCCGGGCATCACCAATGTGGGCCTTTTCCACATCCTCGGCCAGCCGAACCTGGAGATCCACATCGACCGCGCGGCGTGTGCCCGCTACGGGATCAACGTCGACGACGTCGAGGCGGCGGCTCAGGTAGCAATCGGTGGCCGTGCGTTCTCGCGGATGGTCGAGGGGGAGAAGCTCTACGACATCGTCCTGCGCCTGCCCGAAGACCTGCGAAACGACCCCAACATGATCGGCCGGATTCCGATCGATGTGCCGACCACGAAGGGGAAGACTCAGGCCTCGCTCCCGCTGGCGCAACTCGCCCGAATCGAGCCGCATACGCCGGGGGCCTCTTATATCTACCGCGAGAACAACCAGCGCTACATCCCGATCAAGTTCGCCGTCAACGGCCGCGACCTGGCCTCGGCCATCGACGAGGCCCGGATCAAGGTCGACGATCCTAAGACCGGTGCGAAGCTCCCGCAAGGCTACCGCATCGAGTGGTCGGGCGAGTTCGCCCAGATGCAGGAGGCCAATGCCCGCTTGATGTGGATCGTCCCTCTGTCGATCGTCCTGATCATGGTGCTGCTGTACACCGCGTTCAACTCGATGAAGGATGCGCTCCTGGTCATGGCCAACGTGCTGGCCGCGACGATGGGAGGGATCTGGGCCCTGAAGTTGACGGGCACGCCGTTCTCGATCTCGGCTGCGGTCGGGTTCATCTCAATCTTCGGCGTCGCGGTGCAGGACGGGGTGCTGCTCATCTCCTACTTCAATCAGATGCGAGCCGCCGGACTTCCCGTGCGCGAGGCCGTGATGCGAGGAGCCGAGCTGCGTGTTCGGCCCGTCGTCATGACTAGCCTGACTGCCGCGCTCGGGCTGCTGCCGGCGGCCGTCGCCAACTCGATCGGCTCGCAGGCCCAGAAGCCGCTGGCCATCGTGGTCGTCGGCGGCATGCTCGTGACCCTGGGCCTGACCCGATACCTGATGCCCGTCCTCTACAGCTTCTTCCCAGCCCCGAAGGGCGAGGGAGGGAACCTGGCCGACCTCGTCGCGGGCTCCCATTTTACCGACGGCATCCTGGGCATCCACCGTGATGTCCACGCCGACTCGCCGGCCGATGAAGGCGGCGGGATCAGCTGA
- a CDS encoding ABC transporter ATP-binding protein, which translates to MTRMNSMAIGRPADDAIVIRGMTKIYRGNVAVDRLDLVVPAGSVFGLLGENGAGKTTTIRSLIGLVTPDFGSISVLGIDSTRQGIEVRRRIGYVPEQPALYEWMSVGEIGWFAAGFHPECPGGVYGYQTRFNELAAGFGLPGNRKIRALSKGMKAKVSLSLALAGEPGLLILDEPTSGLDALVRRDFLQSMVELAGAGRTVLLSSHQIGEVERVASHVALMHKGKLILAEPLDELRARTFLLELSFADRDHPLSPPPNSPLELVDADDEPRQARWLVHAPSRAACEALRSIPSVIGLEIKMPTLEDIYIAYMRGRNEANQGPRPSLAVHVA; encoded by the coding sequence ATGACGCGCATGAATAGCATGGCCATCGGCAGGCCGGCCGACGACGCAATCGTCATCCGGGGGATGACCAAGATCTACCGCGGGAACGTGGCCGTCGACCGCCTCGACCTGGTCGTCCCCGCCGGCTCGGTCTTCGGCCTCCTCGGCGAGAACGGCGCAGGCAAGACAACGACCATCCGCAGCCTGATTGGCCTGGTCACCCCCGACTTCGGCTCGATCAGCGTCCTGGGCATCGATTCCACCAGGCAAGGCATCGAGGTCCGGCGGCGCATCGGCTACGTGCCCGAGCAGCCGGCGCTTTATGAGTGGATGTCCGTCGGCGAGATCGGCTGGTTCGCCGCCGGCTTCCACCCCGAATGCCCCGGGGGCGTCTACGGCTACCAGACGCGGTTCAACGAACTGGCGGCTGGGTTCGGCCTCCCCGGAAACCGCAAGATTCGCGCCCTCTCGAAGGGAATGAAGGCGAAGGTTTCCCTCTCGTTGGCCCTGGCGGGCGAGCCGGGCCTCTTGATCCTCGATGAGCCGACCTCGGGGCTCGACGCTCTCGTCCGTCGCGACTTCCTCCAGAGCATGGTGGAGCTGGCCGGCGCGGGCCGCACGGTGCTCCTCTCCAGCCATCAGATCGGCGAGGTTGAGCGCGTCGCCAGCCACGTCGCGCTGATGCATAAGGGGAAGCTCATCCTCGCCGAGCCCCTCGACGAGCTGCGTGCTCGCACGTTCCTGCTGGAACTGAGCTTCGCCGACCGCGATCACCCGCTCTCCCCCCCGCCCAACTCTCCCCTGGAACTGGTGGACGCCGACGACGAGCCGAGGCAGGCTCGATGGCTGGTCCACGCCCCGAGTCGCGCCGCGTGCGAAGCCTTGCGGAGCATCCCCAGCGTGATCGGCCTGGAGATCAAGATGCCCACGCTGGAAGACATCTACATTGCGTACATGAGAGGTCGGAACGAGGCCAATCAAGGCCCGCGCCCCTCCCTGGCCGTCCACGTCGCCTGA
- a CDS encoding GntR family transcriptional regulator: MLFHIEAGDGRPFYAQIAAQVKYAIAAGILRPGDLVPSVREVAKQLVVNPNTVARAYRDLQVEEVLSPVRGTGLQVAADALAHCLEERIDFVRGRLRAAIDEARRSGLDAGEIDAVWREEWARYEQINRDDADAATANNQGGTRR; the protein is encoded by the coding sequence ATGCTCTTCCACATTGAGGCGGGAGACGGGCGGCCGTTCTACGCGCAGATCGCGGCCCAGGTCAAATATGCGATCGCTGCGGGCATCTTGCGGCCGGGGGACCTGGTCCCCTCGGTGCGCGAGGTCGCCAAGCAGCTCGTGGTCAACCCGAACACGGTGGCGCGGGCCTACCGCGACTTGCAGGTCGAGGAGGTCCTCTCGCCGGTGCGCGGGACCGGCCTTCAGGTGGCGGCCGATGCCCTGGCGCATTGCCTGGAGGAGAGGATCGATTTCGTCCGCGGGCGGCTGCGTGCCGCCATTGACGAAGCCAGGCGCAGCGGCCTGGACGCGGGCGAGATCGACGCCGTCTGGCGCGAGGAATGGGCACGCTACGAACAGATCAACCGGGACGACGCCGACGCGGCGACGGCCAACAACCAGGGGGGGACGCGGCGATGA